A portion of the Lolium rigidum isolate FL_2022 chromosome 1, APGP_CSIRO_Lrig_0.1, whole genome shotgun sequence genome contains these proteins:
- the LOC124665586 gene encoding E3 ubiquitin-protein ligase RGLG4-like yields MSLVVQRPRQYLSSEINHAGQLRQALFGYSFGLHVTAALRDQGLESSNLILGIDFTKSNEWTWKRSFNGQSLHKLGGTPNPYETAIGIIGKTLAPFDEDNLIPCFGFGDATTHDYNVFSFHQDNSPCHGFEEVLACYQNVVPHLRLSGPTSFAPIVEAAVDIVDRTGGQYHVLVIVADGQVTRSIDTSDGELSPQERRTVDSIVMASSYPLSIVLVGVGDGPWEDMQKFDDKLPARAFDNFQFVNFTSIMSRNATLQQKESAFALAALMEVPIQYKATMELGILGRSTRKAKRVVPAPPPLPASSQRQPSSLRREGSGTNATVPAEPREDQVCPICLTNAKDLAFGCGHMCCRECGENLTRCPICRETIRSKLRLYSG; encoded by the exons ATGTCGCTTGTTGTTCAAAGACCTCGGCAATATCTGAGCTCTGAGATCAATCATGCAGGCCAGTTACGGCAAGCTCTATTTGGTTATTCGTTTGGGCTGCAT GTGACGGCGGCGCTGCGCGATCAAGGCCTCGAGTCGTCGAACCTGATACTCGGGATCGACTTCACCAAGAGCAACGAATGGACAT GGAAGCGGTCGTTCAACGGACAGAGCCTGCACAAGCTGGGCGGCACGCCCAACCCTTACGAGACGGCCATCGGCATCATCGGCAAGACCCTCGCTCCCTTCGACGAGGACAACCTCATCCCCTGCTTCGGCTTCGGCGACG CGACGACGCACGACTACAACGTCTTCAGCTTCCACCAGGACAACTCGCCGTGCCATGGCTTTGAGGAGGTGCTGGCCTGCTACCAGAACGTCGTGCCGCACCTCAGGCTGTCAGGGCCGACGTCTTTCGCACCGATCGTGGAGGCCGCAGTCGACATCGTGGACAGGACCGGAGGGCAGTACCATGTCCTGGTCATCGTCGCCGACGGCCAG GTCACGAGGAGTATTGATACGAGCGATGGCGAGCTGAGCCCTCAAGAGAGAAGAACTGTGGACTCCATTGTCATGGCCAG TTCCTACCCGCTGTCAATCGTTCTGGTCGGAGTTGGGGATGGCCCATGGGAGGACATGCAGAAGTTCGACGACAAGCTCCCCGCGCGCGCCTTCGACAACTTCCAG TTTGTGAACTTCACCTCGATCATGTCGAGGAACGCGACGCTGCAGCAGAAGGAGTCGGCCTTCGCGCTCGCCGCGCTCATGGAGGTGCCCATCCAGTACAAGGCCACCATGGAGCTCGGCATCCTTGGCCGGAGCACGAGAAAGGCCAAGAGGGTCGTgccggctccgccgccgctgccggcgtcTTCGCAGAGGCAGCCATCGTCGTTGAGGCGGGAAGGTAGCGGCACGAACGCCACGGTGCCGGCGGAGCCAAGAGAGGATCAG GTCTGCCCGATCTGCTTGACCAATGCCAAGGATCTAGCATTTGGCTGTGGCCACATG TGTTGCAGGGAGTGTGGGGAGAACCTTACCAGATGCCCAATATGTCGAGAGACAATACGGTCCAAGCTGAGGCTATACTCGGGATGA